A window of the Brassica napus cultivar Da-Ae chromosome C5, Da-Ae, whole genome shotgun sequence genome harbors these coding sequences:
- the LOC106412421 gene encoding protein SHI RELATED SEQUENCE 7-like — protein sequence MAGLFYLGGRDNNKQDHHHQDKDHNEDRSNNYLHLYKDEIYNNNKGFEIWPPQYFQQQQEQQNHVAPPTNFYSFGMVPSGSSHNNNRSSNRSLYFNVVSDHEPVRSSTGRFTVTRQGSMNCQDCGNQAKKDCPHMRCRTCCKSRGFDCQTHVKSTWVPAAKRRERQAQLAGLPTKRSREASSGGGDDDDEREGDENGAQGGGGGSALACIRVVNASSSGFESSHLPPEVSLPAVFRCMRVSSIDDEDEEYAYQTAVNIGGHVFKGILYDQGPSDDHRYSSSPAAVAAETSQHHLNLLASASSVATATGVTASNINNASIDPSLVYTAAPINSFVTAATSFFASPRS from the exons ATGGCTGGATTGTTCTATCTAGGAGGTAGAGATAACAACAAacaagatcatcatcatcaagacAAGGATCATAATGAAGACAGGAGCAACAATTATCTTCATCTATATAAAGACGAgatctacaacaacaacaagggTTTTGAGATCTGGCCACCCCAATATTTTCAGcaacaacaagaacaacaaaacCACGTCGCTCCTCCTACAAATTTCTACTCTTTTGGTATGGTTCCAAGTGGTAGCAGCCATAACAATAACCGGAGTAGTAATCGGAGTTTGTATTTCAACGTCGTCTCCGACCATGAGCCGGTGAGATCGTCCACGGGAAGGTTTACGGTAACTAGGCAAGGAAGCATGAATTGCCAAGACTGTGGGAATCAAGCCAAGAAAGATTGTCCTCATATGAGATGCCGTACTTGTTGCAAGAGCCGAGGGTTTGATTGTCAAACCCACGTGAAGAGTACGTGGGTCCCTGCTGCTAAACGCCGTGAGAGACAGGCCCAGTTAGCTGGTTTGCCAACTAAGCGGAGCAGAGAGGCTAGCTCTGGcggtggtgatgatgatgatgaaagagAGGGCGATGAAAATGGAGCTCAAGGCGGTGGTGGTGGATCAGCTCTTGCTTGCATCCGTGTAGTCAATGCTAGCTCTTCAg ggtttgagaGTAGTCACTTACCACCGGAGGTAAGTTTACCCGCGGTTTTCCGGTGTATGAGAGTCAGCTCAATTGATGATGAAGACGAAGAGTATGCGTATCAAACGGCTGTGAACATCGGAGGTCATGTGTTCAAAGGCATTCTCTACGACCAAGGTCCGTCAGATGATCACCGTTACAGTTCAAGCCCTGCTGCCGTAGCCGCAGAAACCTCTCAACACCACCTTAACCTCTTGGCCTCAGCCTCTTCAGTCGCCACTGCAACCGGTGTGACCGCGAGTAATATTAATAACGCATCAATTGACCCTTCTTTGGTTTACACTGCAGCACCGATCAACTCTTTTGTCACCGCCGCTACATCCTTCTTTGCATCTCCTAGGTCTTAA
- the LOC106415558 gene encoding purine permease 14 yields the protein MAKNHQPIQTKPQETFVRIPVYTKQDLIALGNSNRKLNHWPTIILCIIFVITGQSIANILENFYYDQIDHDDKYNHQNDGVWTQSLLQTVGFPLLLPFYIFTAKKHNQQQSPTTSDRTSTKYIISFSGLIGILWSNQGRFSAKAKLELPFRVFTLIYTTQLFFTLIFAAFINKIKLNRWIITSLILATATGALTFSSSFGGEPDEAEANNGRGSLAALISSLYFSLLLCVIQNVFKRTKAPSFASVYQVLIISSLVATISSAAGLLIEGEQDDFKRDMNGFSKGKGAYVMAMVGQVVAWQVYWAGIVGLVFSVSSVLANVISVITWPIVSVLVVIFFGYVNDEFDVFKGVALVTASLSAAAYFYRLHKENLSY from the exons ATGGCCAAGAATCATCAACCAATTCAAACCAAGCCACAAG AAACATTTGTGCGTATACCAGTTTATACCAAGCAAGATTTGATCGCACTCGGAAACTCGAACCGGAAACTCAACCATTGGCCAACCATTATCCTCTGCATTATATTCGTCATCACAGGTCAATCCATAGCTAACATCCTCGAAAACTTCTACTACGACCAAATTGACCACGACGACAAGTACAACCATCAAAACGACGGCGTTTGGACTCAATCTCTCCTCCAAACCGTTGGATTCCCTCTCCTTCTCCCTTTCTATATCTTCACCGCCAAGAAACACAACCAACAGCAATCTCCAACCACTTCCGACCGAACCTCAACCAAGTACATAATATCTTTCTCCGGTCTCATCGGAATCCTCTGGTCGAATCAAGGAAGATTCTCCGCCAAGGCAAAGCTCGAACTCCCCTTTAGGGTTTTCACGCTCATCTACACAACGCAGCTCTTCTTCACTCTCATCTTCGCCGCCTTCATCAACAAGATCAAACTCAACCGTTGGATTATCACCTCACTGATCCTGGCAACCGCCACCGGAGCTCTCACCTTCTCTTCCTCATTCGGCGGCGAGCCTGACGAAGCGGAGGCGAACAACGGAAGAGGCTCACTGGCTGCTCTAATCTCCAGCCTATacttctctctcctcctctgtGTCATTCAAAACGTGTTCAAACGTACCAAAGCCCCAAGCTTTGCATCAGTTTACCAAGTCCTGATCATCTCCTCCCTAGTGGCTACGATAAGCTCAGCCGCGGGTCTTCTCATCGAGGGCGAGCAAGACGATTTCAAGAGGGACATGAATGGTTTCTCGAAAGGGAAAGGTGCGTACGTGATGGCTATGGTGGGTCAAGTTGTTGCGTGGCAGGTCTACTGGGCTGGGATCGTCGGACTAGTCTTCTCCGTCTCGAGCGTCTTAGCTAACGTGATCAGTGTCATTACATGGCCAATCGTGTCGGTGCTTGTGGTGATCTTCTTTGGCTACGTGAACGATGAGTTTGATGTCTTTAAAGGTGTCGCCTTGGTCACAGCCTCCTTAAGTGCGGCCGCTTATTTCTATAGGCTTCACAAAGAGAATCTTAGCTACTGA
- the LOC106413538 gene encoding transcription initiation factor IIF subunit beta, with protein MGISEMQKKKKIQRKKLHEEEKILSEEIERLMELAVEEFQELETEKADEMVLLMKCPPRVDKAWRQLSSSYSSQELVLVAKYRESVDLLLPDLSPELRMEMASAELCNISKLYSVNKSKDFVGPVSLFSESNQGKLAVEGTVTHKLDMRPHDCIEEYGKLLRQRNKKPVAENRRIQVIDDRRGEHMMPKPPLVTEKLKRREKRTRSDRSEVEAKMFQLFEREPKWTLRQLVIKINQPEIFLKEILKELCVYSRSGHSYELKPEYKRST; from the exons ATGGGGATATCCGAaatgcagaagaagaagaagatccagAGAAAGAAACTgcatgaagaagagaagattcTTTCAGAGGAGATAGAACGATTGATGGAACTAGCGGTGGAAGAGTTTCAAGAACTCGAAACGGAGAAAGCGGACGAGATGGTTTTGCTAATGAAGTGTCCACCAAGGGTCGACAAGGCGTGGCGCCAACTTTCTTCTTCGTATTCTTCTCAGGAACTTGTTCTTGTGGCGAAGTATAGAGAGTCCGTCGATCTCTTGCTGCCAGATTTGTCGCCTGAG TTGAGAATGGAGATGGCTAGTGCTGAGCTATGTAACATTTCGAAGCTCTATTCTGTAAACAAATCCAAAGACTTTGTTGGTCCAGTGAGTCTCTTCTCCGAATCAAATCAAG GTAAGCTTGCGGTGGAAGGAACGGTGACGCATAAACTCGATATGAGACCCCATGATTGCATTGAAGAATACGGAAAGCTTTTACGTCAGAGGAACAAGAAACCTGTGGCTGAAAATAGACGTATTCAG GTTATTGATGATCGCCGTGGAGAACACATGATGCCCAAGCCTCCATTG GTAACAGAGAAGCTTAAACGAAGGGAAAAGAGGACTAGAAGCGACCGTAGTGAGGTGGAAGCAAAAATGTTCCAACTGTTTGAAAGAGAACCGAAATGGACACTGAGACAGCTTGTTATAAAAATCAACCAACCAGAG atattcTTGAAAGAGATACTCAAAGAGCTTTGTGTGTATTCAAGGAGTGGTCATTCTTACGAGCTTAAACCAGAATACAAGAGGAGTACTTAA